A portion of the Hoplias malabaricus isolate fHopMal1 chromosome 1, fHopMal1.hap1, whole genome shotgun sequence genome contains these proteins:
- the LOC136706543 gene encoding protein shisa-2, which translates to MQRRGFSMELAVVWTLLTSLNVKASGEYCHGFMDTQGAWRDGFPCPERFDGAEAIICCGKCELRYCCSSSEARLDQGRCEEELQPGQGTGQTGKDDKNTGAVPIYVPFLIVGSVFVAFVLIGSVVAVCCCRCLRPKHELGSGSGGSGGGSGGRLLETIPMMAGTSRGSSSRQSSTATSSSSSAPPTGSMVPPPGPRPVPAPLLRAQASCCLPPDASVFVNMPTNFSVLNCQQATQILPHQGQFLHPQYIGYAHPVSPGPAFLDPTQGAYRPLQSPFPPPTSVASVTSVTSEQKNPPVTL; encoded by the exons ATGCAGCGCAGGGGTTTCTCCATGGAGCTGGCTGTGGTCTGGACACTGCTGACCAGTCTGAACGTGAAGGCGAGCGGGGAGTACTGTCACGGCTTTATGGATACTCAGGGCGCGTGGAGAGACGGCTTCCCGTGTCCGGAGCGCTTCGACGGCGCCGAGGCCATCATCTGCTGCGGCAAGTGTGAGCTGCGCTACTGCTGCTCCAGCTCCGAGGCGCGACTCGATCAGGGCCGCTGCGAGGAGGAGCTGCAGCCCGGACAGGGAACGGGACAGACGGGCAAAGATGACAAGAACACCGGCGCAG tgccCATCTATGTCCCTTTCCTGATTGTGGGCTCAGTCTTTGTGGCATTTGTTTTGATTGGCTCCgttgttgctgtgtgctgcTGTCGCTGCCTGAGACCTAAACACGAGCTTGGGTCTGGGTCAGGAGGTTCAGGGGGCGGTTCAGGAGGACGTCTCCTGGAGACCATACCTATGATGGCCGGCACGTCTCGTGGTTCTTCCTCACGTCAGTCGAGCACTGCGACATCCTCCAGCTCCTCGGCTCCACCCACTGGCTCCATGGTTCCGCCTCCAGGGCCTCGCCCTGTGCCTGCCCCTCTGCTGCGGGCACAGGCCTCCTGCTGCCTGCCTCCAGACGCCAGCGTATTTGTCAACATGCCAACCAACTTCTCAGTGCTCAACTGCCAGCAGGCCACACAAATCCTGCCCCATCAAGGGCAGTTCCTGCACCCACAGTACATCGGCTATGCCCATCCTGTTTCTCCAGGACCAGCCTTTCTTGATCCAACACAAGGAGCCTACAGGCCACTACAGTCCCCTTTTCCACCTCCAACCAGTGTGGCCAGTGTGACCAGTGTAACCAGTGAGCAAAAGAACCCACCCGTGACTTTGTGA